A genomic region of Raphanus sativus cultivar WK10039 unplaced genomic scaffold, ASM80110v3 Scaffold0988, whole genome shotgun sequence contains the following coding sequences:
- the LOC130503509 gene encoding plant UBX domain-containing protein 7-like has product MAATNVTRTHLMGLTRLFELRVGYSCFAGLNINYIKIVLSVAIGFTVYESMKSWLRIPRRLVCLSDLSSNGGNALSSDQQRLVSSFLEIAVGQTSETARQFLEATSWKLEEAVQLFYVGGEGGILPSGTNTQPTVDDPMAAQSWGAADTGNERMQNDVVDDECVLLYLL; this is encoded by the exons ATGGCAGCAACAAACGTTACAAGAACACATTTGATGGGCTTAACACGATTGTTCGAACTCAGGGTTGGATACAGTTGTTTTGCTGGTCTAAACATCAACTACATTAAG ATTGTTTTATCCGTTGCAATTGGATTCACGGTGTATGAGTCAATGAAATCATGGTTGCGAATCCCACGAC GTTTGGTTTGTTTGTCGGATTTGAGCAGTAATGGAGGGAATGCTCTCTCCAGTGATCAGCAGAGATTAGTCTCTTCTTTCCTTGAGATCGCTGTCGGTCAGACATCTGAAACTGCTCGCCAGTTCTTAGAG GCAACAAGCTGGAAACTTGAGGAAGCTGTTCAGCTTTTCTATGTCGGAGGAGAAGGTGGTATTCTTCCTTCTGGTACAAACACTCAGCCAACGGTGGACGATCCAATGGCTGCACAGTCTTGGGG GGCGGCTGATACAGGAAATGAAAGGATGCAGAACGATGTAGTAGATGATGAGTGCGTGCTCCTTTACCTGTTGTGA
- the LOC130503507 gene encoding peroxidase 4-like, translating into MAIFKILVLLLSLFCFCQAQLSPTFYDQSCPNALSTIRSSIRTAISRERRMAASLIRLHFHDCFVNGCDASVMLVATPTMESERDAVPNFQSARGFEVIDQAKSAVERVCPGVVSCADIIAVAARDASEYVGGPRYAVKVGRRDSTAAFRAIADSGDLPSFKASLDELSDLFLRKGLNTRDLVALSGAHTLGQAQCVTFKERLYDNSSDIDAGFSSTRKRRCPVNGGDTNLAPLDLVTPNSFDNNYYRNLMQKKGLLASDQVLFGTGASADSIVSEYSRNPSRFASDFGDAMIKMGDIQTLTGSAGQIRRICTAVN; encoded by the exons ATGGCGATCTTCAAGATTCTTGTGTTGTTATTAAGCTTGTTTTGTTTCTGTCAAGCACAACTCTCTCCTACTTTCTACGACCAAAGTTGCCCTAACGCTCTATCAACCATCCGATCCTCAATCCGAACTGCCATCAGCCGTGAACGTAGAATGGCTGCTTCTCTCATCCGTCTCCATTTCCACGACTGCTTCGTTaat GGTTGTGATGCATCAGTCATGCTCGTGGCAACTCCTACCATGGAGAGTGAGAGAGATGCAGTGCCAAACTTTCAATCAGCGAGAGGGTTTGAAGTTATCGATCAAGCCAAATCTGCTGTTGAGAGAGTGTGTCCTGGTGTCGTTTCTTGCGCTGATATCATTGCCGTTGCCGCTAGAGACGCTTCTGAATAC GTCGGAGGTCCAAGATATGCAGTGAAGGTTGGCCGGAGAGATTCCACCGCTGCGTTCAGAGCTATCGCTGACAGTGGCGATCTCCCCAGTTTCAAGGCAAGTCTCGACGAACTCTCTGATCTCTTCCTTCGAAAAGGTCTCAACACTAGAGACCTTGTCGCTCTCTCAG GAGCTCATACATTAGGGCAGGCTCAATGCGTAACGTTCAAGGAAAGGCTGTACGACAACTCGAGTGACATCGACGCCGGATTCTCCAGCACCCGTAAGCGTCGCTGTCCGGTCAACGGTGGGGATACGAATCTAGCACCTCTAGATCTAGTGACACCAAACTCGTTCGACAATAACTATTACAGAAACTTGATGCAGAAGAAAGGACTCTTGGCGTCTGATCAAGTTTTGTTCGGAACCGGGGCTTCCGCGGACAGTATTGTGTCGGAATATAGCAGAAACCCTTCTAGATTTGCGTCTGATTTTGGAGATGCAATGATCAAAATGGGAGATATTCAGACGCTCACCGGCTCAGCTGGACAAATTCGAAGGATCTGCACTGCTGTTAATTAA
- the LOC130503511 gene encoding protein TOM THREE HOMOLOG 1, translating into MRTGGGLYLMHSLSSPSSSSSSSLNLKEATNWWWDVNESPVWQDRIFHILAVLYAIVSVIAVIQLVRIQLRVPEYGWTTQKVFHFLNFLVNGVRALVFVFRRDAQNMQPEILQHILLDIPSLVFFTTYALLVLFWAEIYYQARAVSTDGLRPSFFTINALVYVVQIALWLVLWWKPVHVMVIISKMFFAGVSLFAALGFLLYGGRLFLMLQRFPVESKGRRKKLQEVGYVTSICFTCFLIRCIMMCFNAFDDAADLDVLDHPILNFIYYLLVEILPSTLVLFILRKLPPKRGITQYHQIQ; encoded by the exons ATGAGAACCGGCGGCGGCTTGTATCTGATGCACTCTCTGTCCTCtccgtcgtcgtcgtcttcttcttcgcttAATCTGAAGGAGGCAACGAATTGGTGGTGGGACGTGAACGAATCTCCGGTCTGGCAGGACCGTATCTTCCACATCCTCGCTGTTCTATACGCAATCGTTTCCGTCATTGCCGTG ATTCAATTGGTGAGAATACAATTGAGAGTTCCAGAGTACGGATGGACGACGCAGAAAGTCTTTCACTTTCTCAATTTCCTCGTGAACGGAG TTCGAGCTCTAGTGTTTGTCTTCAGGCGTGATGCGCAGAACATGCAGCCAGAG ATTCTACAGCATATCTTGCTTGACATTCCAAGTCTTGTTTTCTTCACTACGTATGCTCTTCTCGTCCTCTTTTGGGCTGAGATATACTACCAG GCACGTGCTGTATCAACTGATGGACTGAGGCCAAGTTTCTTCACTATTAATGCTCTTGTATATGTAGTTCAG ATTGCTCTTTGGTTGGTATTGTGGTGGAAGCCTGTTCACGTTATGGTAATCATTTCCAAGATGTTCTTTGCAG GTGTGTCATTGTTCGCAGCCCTtggatttttattatatggagGAAG GCTTTTCCTAATGCTGCAACGGTTTCCAGTAGAATCCAAAGGGAGGCGCAAGAAGCTGCAAGAG GTCGGTTACGTGACATCCATATGCTTTACCTGTTTCCTCATCAGGTGTATCATG ATGTGCTTTAATGCGTTCGACGATGCAGCAGATCTTGATGTCTTGGATCACCCAATCCTAAACTTCATATATTACCTG TTGGTGGAGATATTGCCTTCTACTCTGGTCCTCTTTATCCTAAGGAAGCTTCCACCAAAACGTGGTATCACACAGTACCATCAGATTCAGTGA
- the LOC130503510 gene encoding inositol oxygenase 1 isoform X1, with translation MTILIDHHSDHNDAGDDIVEKNVTEEETELVLDGGFVAPHTNSFGHTFRDYDAQSERRRSVEEFYKTNHIGQTVDFVRRMREEYGKLNRTEMSIWECCELLNEFVDESDPDLDEPQIEHLLQTAEAIRKDYPDEDWLHLTGLIHDLGKVLLHPSFGELPQWAVVGDTYPVGCAFDESIVHHKYFKENPDFNNPSYNTEHGIYKEGCGLDNVFMSWGHDDYMYLVAKANKTTLPSAGLFIIRYHSFYALHKSEAYKHLMNDEDRENMKWLKVFNKYDLYSKSKVRINVEEVKPYYLSLINKYFPAKLKW, from the exons ATGACGATTCTCATCGATCACCactctgatcacaatg ATGCAGGGGATGATATCGTAGAGAAGAATGTAACAGAGGAAGAAACAGAGTTGGTGTTAGATGGAGGTTTTGTGGCTCCTCACACCAACTCTTTTGGTCACACCTTCAG agattatgATGCTCAAAGTGAGAGGAGAAGAAGCGTGGAGGAGTTCTACAAAACCAATCATATTGGCCAAACAGTTGACTTTGTTAGGAGGATGAGAGAGGAATACGGGAAGCTAAACCGAACCGAGATGAGCATTTGGGAATGCTGTGAGCTTCTCAATGAGTTTGTCGACGAGAGTGATCCTGATTTGGACGAGCCTCAGATCGAACATTTGCTTCAGACTGCTGAAGCTATCAGAAAAGATTACCCTGATGAAGACTGGCTCCATCTGACCGGTCTTATCCATG ATCTTGGAAAAGTTCTTCTCCACCCTTCATTTGGTGAGCTGCCTCAATGGGCTGTTGTTGGTGATACTTATCCAGTGGGATGTGCTTTTGATGAGTCCATTGTTCACCACAAG TACTTCAAGGAGAATCCAGACTTCAACAACCCGAGTTACAACACCGAGCACGGGATATATAAAGAAGGCTGTGGGCTTGACAACGTGTTCATGTCTTGGGGACATGATGATTACATGTACCTT GTTGCCAAGGCGAACAAAACTACATTACCATCGGCTGGCCTTTTCATTATCAGATACCACTCGTTCTACG CGCTTCACAAATCAGAAGCATACAAGCATTTGATGAACGATGAAGACAGAGAGAACATGAAGTGGCTGAAAGTATTCAACAAGTATGATCTCTACAGCAAAAGCAAAGTCCGTATAAACGTGGAGGAAGTGAAACCATACTATCTCTCCCTTATCAACAAG TACTTTCCGGCAAAGTTAAAATGGTGA
- the LOC130503510 gene encoding inositol oxygenase 1 isoform X2, whose protein sequence is MTILIDHHSDHNGDDIVEKNVTEEETELVLDGGFVAPHTNSFGHTFRDYDAQSERRRSVEEFYKTNHIGQTVDFVRRMREEYGKLNRTEMSIWECCELLNEFVDESDPDLDEPQIEHLLQTAEAIRKDYPDEDWLHLTGLIHDLGKVLLHPSFGELPQWAVVGDTYPVGCAFDESIVHHKYFKENPDFNNPSYNTEHGIYKEGCGLDNVFMSWGHDDYMYLVAKANKTTLPSAGLFIIRYHSFYALHKSEAYKHLMNDEDRENMKWLKVFNKYDLYSKSKVRINVEEVKPYYLSLINKYFPAKLKW, encoded by the exons ATGACGATTCTCATCGATCACCactctgatcacaatg GGGATGATATCGTAGAGAAGAATGTAACAGAGGAAGAAACAGAGTTGGTGTTAGATGGAGGTTTTGTGGCTCCTCACACCAACTCTTTTGGTCACACCTTCAG agattatgATGCTCAAAGTGAGAGGAGAAGAAGCGTGGAGGAGTTCTACAAAACCAATCATATTGGCCAAACAGTTGACTTTGTTAGGAGGATGAGAGAGGAATACGGGAAGCTAAACCGAACCGAGATGAGCATTTGGGAATGCTGTGAGCTTCTCAATGAGTTTGTCGACGAGAGTGATCCTGATTTGGACGAGCCTCAGATCGAACATTTGCTTCAGACTGCTGAAGCTATCAGAAAAGATTACCCTGATGAAGACTGGCTCCATCTGACCGGTCTTATCCATG ATCTTGGAAAAGTTCTTCTCCACCCTTCATTTGGTGAGCTGCCTCAATGGGCTGTTGTTGGTGATACTTATCCAGTGGGATGTGCTTTTGATGAGTCCATTGTTCACCACAAG TACTTCAAGGAGAATCCAGACTTCAACAACCCGAGTTACAACACCGAGCACGGGATATATAAAGAAGGCTGTGGGCTTGACAACGTGTTCATGTCTTGGGGACATGATGATTACATGTACCTT GTTGCCAAGGCGAACAAAACTACATTACCATCGGCTGGCCTTTTCATTATCAGATACCACTCGTTCTACG CGCTTCACAAATCAGAAGCATACAAGCATTTGATGAACGATGAAGACAGAGAGAACATGAAGTGGCTGAAAGTATTCAACAAGTATGATCTCTACAGCAAAAGCAAAGTCCGTATAAACGTGGAGGAAGTGAAACCATACTATCTCTCCCTTATCAACAAG TACTTTCCGGCAAAGTTAAAATGGTGA
- the LOC130503508 gene encoding PHD finger protein ALFIN-LIKE 7-like, with product MEGRAAEDVFKDFRARRAGLIKALTTDVRRFYDKCNPAEENLCLYGLPNGSWEVNLPVDEVPPELPEPALGINFSRDGMSEQNWVSLVAVHSDSWLIAVAFYFGARFSFDKNERMRLFKMINDLPTIYEVVTGNAKPSKDQSANHNGSSKSKSSGVKARQSESQTKASKRSPPPPPPPREESESGDDDEGEDEDGQGEFCGVCGENDDGGDEFWIWCDTCEKWFHGKCVKITPARAEHIKHYKCPSCCNTNKKHRA from the exons ATGGAGGGACGCGCTGCGGAAGATGTGTTTAAGGACTTCAGGGCTCGAAGAGCTGGTCTCATCAAGGCTCTCACTACTG ATGTACGCAGGTTTTACGACAAGTGTAACCCTG CCGAGGAAAACTTGTGTCTCTACGGACTACCAAACGGATCATGGGAGGTTAACCTTCCTGTCGACGAGGTCCCTCCTGAGCTTCCTGAACCAGCTTTAGGAATCAACTTCTCAAGGGACGGTATGTCAGAACAAAACTGGGTTTCTTTGGTTGCAGTTCACTCTGACTCTTGGCTCATCGCTGTTGCCTTTTACTTCGGCGCACGTTTCTCATTTGATAAAAACGAGAG gATGAGGCTGTTCAAGATGATAAATGATCTCCCAACCATTTACGAGGTTGTAACTGGCAATGCAAAGCCATCCAAGGATCAATCTGCTAACCACAACGGCAGTAGCAAAAGCAAGTCTAGTGGTGTCAAG GCTCGCCAATCTGAATCTCAGACTAAGGCTTCAAAGAGatccccaccaccaccaccaccaccaagaGAAGAAAGTGAGAGCGGAGATGATGATGAGGGGGAAGACGAGGATGGACAAGGAGAGTTTTGTGGTGTGTGTGGAGAGAACGATGATGGAGGAGATGAGTTCTGGATATGGTGTGATACTTGTGAGAAATGGTTCCATGGGAAATGCGTGAAGATCACACCTGCAAGGGCGGAGCACATCAAACATTACAAATGCCCCAGTTGCTGCAACACCAACAAGAAACATAGAGCTTGA
- the LOC108855227 gene encoding uncharacterized protein LOC108855227 encodes MASIHGTDQTDVASEPKLVQAGQAVADVIRESVETRDKILSHKNHLIENHPEISCSQLRAMKVLNSLSAIRMWSSLYKVSIKHLKEDPANRQTFLSYGDDENKVLYLEYATGESRDA; translated from the exons ATGGCATCCATTCATGGTACCGAT CAAACTGATGTTGCATCTGAACCAAAGCTTGTACAAGCAGGACAAGCAGTCGCAGATGTGATAAGGGAGAGTGTTGAGACACGCGACAAGATTCTGTCCCACAAGAATCATCTAATAGAGAACCATCCTGAGATTAGTTGTAGTCAGCTTAGAGCAATGAAAGTTCTGAACTCCTTGTCTGCTATAAGAATGTGGTCTTCTTTGTACAAAGTCTCGATTAAACACCTCAAGGAAGATCCTGCAAATCGTCAAACTTTCTTGTCTTATGGAGATGATGAGAACAAAGTTCTTTATTTGGAGTATGCAACAGGTGAAAGCAGAGATGCATGA